A window of Lacibacter sediminis contains these coding sequences:
- a CDS encoding ABC transporter ATP-binding protein, giving the protein MDNSFAIQAKNISKTFHITEDSHNTVKHRLFNIFNPPRSKNVNAVKMMSFDIKKGECIGLLGRNGCGKSTLTKLMAGVYQTDTGYVKINGSTMLMNLGVGMSHELTARENIYVSGSVLGMKIKEIDAIFDTIVDFAELREFIDTKIKYFSSGMVARLGFSIAVNAGADIMFLDEIFAVGDVKFQEKAIKVFESSWIKGKTVVLVSHSMDTIRNYCSRAGFMKNGEMVYFGDTEKAIELYMADNQ; this is encoded by the coding sequence ATGGATAACTCTTTTGCAATACAAGCTAAGAACATCAGTAAAACATTTCACATTACTGAAGACAGTCATAATACAGTAAAACATCGTCTCTTTAATATTTTCAATCCGCCAAGATCGAAAAATGTTAACGCTGTTAAGATGATGTCATTTGATATTAAAAAAGGAGAATGTATTGGTCTATTAGGTCGTAATGGTTGTGGTAAATCAACGCTCACTAAATTAATGGCAGGAGTATATCAAACAGATACCGGTTACGTTAAGATCAATGGCAGCACAATGCTCATGAACCTTGGTGTGGGGATGAGCCACGAACTTACTGCAAGAGAAAATATTTACGTTTCAGGCTCAGTGCTTGGAATGAAAATAAAAGAAATTGATGCCATCTTCGATACAATTGTTGATTTTGCGGAGCTTCGTGAATTTATTGACACCAAAATCAAATACTTCTCATCCGGTATGGTTGCCCGTCTTGGCTTTTCCATTGCAGTGAATGCAGGTGCCGACATTATGTTCCTGGATGAAATTTTTGCAGTAGGTGATGTGAAGTTCCAGGAAAAGGCGATCAAAGTTTTTGAAAGCAGCTGGATCAAAGGAAAAACGGTTGTACTCGTGAGCCATTCTATGGATACGATCCGCAATTACTGCAGCAGGGCAGGCTTTATGAAAAACGGCGAAATGGTTTACTTTGGCGATACTGAAAAAGCAATTGAATTATACATGGCCGATAATCAATGA
- a CDS encoding ABC transporter permease has protein sequence MILQVLKDWISGSNKLERVWLLAKIEFKLRYYENKLGLLWALLKPISDIFIFYIAFEIVLKQGIPNFVSFLFLALILWNFFVESTTGTIQILNSKKYLYEYTNMNKIEIYLSTILSNCIGFTFNFILFLLYFQLIDSGTLGLSVQALWIIPIFFNLVIFALGFSMILSNIYVLAKDISQVWMVITGIGFWLSPILFKLEIFRQALPGLDYLNPIAGLIINARNTVLYQKNPEWDLFVFNWAYAAFFLLLGFFLLNRVGKNAAEKL, from the coding sequence ATGATATTACAAGTTTTAAAAGATTGGATTTCAGGGTCAAACAAATTGGAAAGAGTTTGGCTGCTTGCAAAAATTGAATTTAAACTAAGATACTACGAAAATAAACTTGGCCTTTTATGGGCGCTATTGAAACCCATTTCTGACATCTTTATATTTTACATAGCATTTGAAATAGTCCTAAAACAAGGCATTCCAAACTTCGTGTCATTTCTATTCCTTGCACTTATCCTTTGGAACTTTTTTGTTGAAAGCACGACAGGTACCATTCAGATTCTGAATAGCAAAAAATACCTGTATGAGTATACTAACATGAACAAGATAGAAATCTATCTTTCAACAATTTTATCCAATTGTATTGGTTTTACTTTCAATTTTATTTTATTCCTGCTTTATTTCCAACTTATTGACTCAGGAACACTTGGGCTAAGTGTGCAGGCTTTGTGGATCATCCCGATTTTTTTTAACCTTGTTATTTTTGCTTTGGGTTTTTCGATGATACTTTCAAATATTTATGTTTTGGCAAAAGATATAAGCCAAGTATGGATGGTAATCACGGGTATAGGGTTCTGGCTATCACCCATTTTATTCAAACTGGAAATTTTTCGACAGGCTTTGCCTGGCCTTGATTACTTGAATCCCATAGCTGGACTTATTATTAATGCTCGTAACACCGTATTATATCAGAAAAATCCAGAGTGGGATTTATTTGTTTTTAACTGGGCCTATGCCGCTTTTTTTCTACTACTTGGTTTTTTTCTTCTGAATAGAGTTGGCAAGAATGCCGCAGAAAAACTTTAA
- a CDS encoding glycosyltransferase family protein has protein sequence MWPKSNVKEHMKITGITIVRNAVLNDFPVGEAISSILPVVDEMIVSVDKGDDDTDALIRSIKSDKLKIIYSTWDMNLREGGRVYALETDKVKSHVSPDTDWIFYIQADEVIHEKYHAVIRETAERYKDDKRVEGLLFQYLHFYGTYDYVGDSRKWYRHEVRIIRNDPGISSYKDAQGFRRGEVKLNVVPVAAEVYHYGWVKSPEQMRQKQKITARFYHDDKSIEVAPKKSDHFDFSQFDSLRKFTGTHPIVMQQRIASKNWHVELDVNQKKFTLKNWLLYWVEKKTGYRLFDFRNYKKIKA, from the coding sequence ATGTGGCCAAAATCAAATGTAAAAGAGCACATGAAAATTACCGGTATAACCATCGTTCGCAATGCAGTGTTGAATGACTTTCCTGTGGGGGAAGCCATATCTTCCATTTTGCCTGTGGTAGATGAAATGATTGTAAGTGTTGATAAAGGCGATGATGATACAGATGCACTCATCCGTTCCATTAAATCGGATAAGCTGAAAATTATTTATTCCACCTGGGATATGAACCTGCGGGAAGGTGGCCGGGTGTATGCGCTGGAGACCGATAAGGTAAAAAGCCATGTATCGCCCGATACCGATTGGATCTTTTACATACAGGCCGATGAAGTGATCCATGAAAAATACCATGCTGTCATCCGAGAAACTGCTGAACGCTACAAAGATGATAAACGTGTAGAGGGACTTTTATTTCAATACCTGCATTTTTACGGCACTTACGATTATGTGGGCGACAGTCGCAAATGGTATCGCCATGAAGTGCGTATCATCAGGAATGATCCCGGCATCAGCTCATATAAAGATGCACAGGGATTCAGAAGAGGAGAAGTGAAATTGAATGTGGTTCCTGTTGCTGCAGAAGTGTATCACTATGGTTGGGTGAAAAGCCCGGAGCAGATGCGGCAGAAACAAAAAATTACTGCAAGGTTTTACCATGATGATAAATCGATTGAGGTTGCACCTAAAAAATCAGATCATTTTGATTTCAGCCAATTTGATTCATTGAGGAAATTCACAGGCACACACCCAATTGTTATGCAGCAACGCATCGCCTCAAAAAACTGGCATGTAGAACTGGATGTTAATCAAAAGAAATTTACGCTGAAGAACTGGCTGTTATACTGGGTTGAAAAAAAGACAGGATACCGGTTGTTTGATTTCAGGAACTACAAAAAAATCAAAGCCTGA
- a CDS encoding FkbM family methyltransferase — MPAKGFRRYIELFKHIKNPFEYILHKNERFKRSLIFTTKPNKIQFPVALPLYQVFKEIFLEDVYNIEAVVKQMPQKPVIIDIGANAGFFDVLILSKIKDAKIFAYEPIPRNTQQIKTVLDANPSIKDHVIVHQVAVTGTPAGKIDLYIESENDNSVIASIFSDFNSSNANKISVDTITLTDILLKNDLTEVDIMKVDCEGSEYDIFYNTDPALIRRAKMLLLEVHDLDEDKNNITAMHKFLVDIGYDLKHYPINNFCHAVEAVLKKQ, encoded by the coding sequence ATGCCTGCAAAAGGATTCAGACGATATATCGAGTTATTTAAGCATATCAAAAATCCCTTTGAATACATTCTCCATAAAAATGAGCGGTTCAAACGATCGCTGATCTTTACAACTAAGCCAAACAAGATTCAGTTTCCTGTAGCATTGCCCTTGTACCAGGTGTTTAAAGAAATATTTCTTGAAGATGTTTACAATATTGAAGCTGTTGTTAAGCAAATGCCACAGAAACCTGTGATCATAGATATAGGAGCGAACGCAGGTTTCTTTGATGTATTGATCCTGTCAAAAATAAAAGATGCGAAAATATTTGCCTATGAACCCATACCCCGTAATACCCAACAAATAAAAACGGTGCTCGATGCAAACCCATCTATTAAAGATCATGTCATCGTTCACCAGGTAGCAGTAACGGGAACTCCGGCTGGTAAAATTGATCTATATATTGAATCTGAAAACGACAACAGCGTAATCGCCAGCATTTTTTCAGACTTCAATTCAAGTAATGCAAATAAGATTTCTGTAGATACCATAACGCTAACTGATATCTTACTAAAGAATGATCTTACAGAAGTTGATATTATGAAAGTAGATTGTGAAGGAAGTGAATATGATATTTTCTATAATACTGATCCTGCTTTGATACGCCGTGCAAAAATGTTATTGCTGGAAGTTCATGATCTGGATGAGGACAAAAATAATATTACAGCCATGCACAAATTCCTAGTTGATATTGGGTATGACTTAAAACATTACCCAATTAATAATTTTTGTCATGCAGTTGAAGCGGTGTTGAAAAAACAGTAA
- a CDS encoding ABC transporter ATP-binding protein encodes MKLLLKYLTPYKGLITLTMALAAINIGFSLIDPILFGKLINLANQHQGINKPPTHNFDWNRFFYSFSWKEPGVLFVLTMSISVAMVSRIAKAFQDYFQNLTTQKFGTKVFTDGLKHAMKLPYQDFEDQRSGETLSILTKVRTDTEKFVSAFINILFPVIIGIVIVSLYASSIHWTLPFIYFGGIILLVIISNALSKKVKSVQKTIVAQTTQLAGATTESLRNIELVKSLGLTDQEVTRLNKNTFKILGLELTKVKRIRSISFVQGTFVNTLRQVILFMLMWTIYNGRMDAGQLVTMQIFSFFVFGPLQEIGNILLSYREAEASITNFHILMEKKPEATPVNPLHLGRIETLSFNNVSFKHQTAGQNAISDINFNVKVGETVAFVGPSGSGKTTLMKLLVGLYRPQQGNILYNGKDENSINFEDLRNQIGFVTQDTQLFSGTIKENLMFVNPSATDEELTDALHKASCQRLLARAEKGLDTMIGEGGLKLSGGEKQRLSIARALLRKPRLLIFDEATSALDSITEEEITSTIRDISAGENQITILIAHRLSTIMHADRIYVLEGGDVVETGNHQQLLEEKGLYYAMWRQQIGERKKLVATTS; translated from the coding sequence ATGAAACTGCTTTTAAAATATCTTACGCCTTATAAAGGCCTTATCACACTTACCATGGCACTGGCGGCCATCAATATTGGTTTTTCACTGATCGATCCTATTTTGTTTGGGAAGCTGATCAATTTGGCAAATCAGCACCAGGGCATCAACAAACCCCCTACGCATAATTTTGATTGGAACAGGTTCTTTTATTCTTTCAGCTGGAAAGAACCGGGAGTCCTTTTTGTTCTTACGATGTCCATCTCGGTTGCAATGGTCAGCCGTATTGCAAAAGCCTTTCAGGATTATTTTCAAAATCTCACTACACAGAAATTCGGCACAAAGGTTTTTACGGATGGTTTGAAACACGCCATGAAACTGCCCTACCAGGATTTTGAAGATCAACGCAGTGGTGAAACACTTTCTATTTTAACCAAGGTGAGAACCGATACAGAGAAATTTGTATCTGCATTTATCAATATTCTCTTCCCTGTTATCATCGGTATTGTGATCGTATCGTTATACGCATCATCTATTCACTGGACATTACCATTTATTTATTTCGGCGGCATTATTTTACTCGTCATCATTTCAAATGCACTCAGCAAGAAGGTAAAATCGGTACAAAAAACAATCGTAGCACAAACAACACAATTAGCAGGTGCCACTACTGAATCGCTCCGCAATATTGAGTTAGTAAAAAGTTTAGGGTTAACAGACCAGGAAGTAACACGCTTGAATAAAAACACATTCAAAATACTTGGCTTAGAACTCACCAAAGTAAAACGTATACGCAGTATCAGCTTTGTGCAAGGCACGTTTGTAAACACATTACGCCAGGTAATTTTGTTTATGCTGATGTGGACGATCTATAACGGACGAATGGATGCCGGCCAGTTAGTAACGATGCAGATCTTCTCCTTCTTTGTGTTTGGACCTTTGCAGGAGATCGGAAACATTCTTCTTTCTTACCGTGAAGCAGAAGCAAGTATCACCAACTTTCATATTCTGATGGAAAAGAAACCGGAAGCAACACCGGTTAATCCATTGCATCTTGGAAGAATTGAAACACTCTCATTCAACAATGTTTCATTCAAACATCAAACGGCTGGACAAAATGCTATCAGCGATATCAACTTCAATGTAAAGGTTGGCGAAACAGTTGCGTTTGTGGGCCCGTCAGGTTCGGGTAAAACCACATTGATGAAGTTGCTCGTAGGGTTGTACCGTCCGCAACAAGGAAATATTCTATACAACGGGAAAGATGAAAACTCCATCAACTTTGAGGATCTGCGTAACCAGATCGGCTTTGTAACGCAGGACACACAACTATTTAGCGGAACAATCAAAGAGAACCTGATGTTCGTAAATCCATCTGCAACAGATGAAGAACTGACGGATGCGTTGCACAAAGCAAGTTGCCAGCGATTACTGGCACGTGCGGAAAAAGGTTTAGATACCATGATCGGTGAAGGTGGGTTAAAACTCAGTGGTGGCGAAAAGCAACGTCTATCCATTGCACGTGCATTGCTGCGTAAACCACGTCTGCTCATTTTTGATGAAGCTACTTCTGCACTCGATTCGATTACCGAAGAAGAGATCACTTCAACTATTCGTGATATTTCGGCTGGTGAAAACCAGATCACGATTTTAATTGCACACAGGTTGAGCACCATTATGCATGCCGATCGTATTTATGTATTGGAAGGCGGCGACGTGGTAGAAACCGGCAATCACCAGCAACTGCTTGAAGAAAAAGGGTTGTAC
- a CDS encoding glycosyltransferase family 4 protein: MKYPNTGLYYFCKYLSEALIEQKPAGFNPPAFYIRPSETGFLPEGTLYYPQKWWHKIYHPIPSNYKVWHGTYQGSNYYPGSRKVKKVLTIHDLNFLYDSSKDAEKKKKYLERTQAMIDRSDRIAVISEFTHQCIREHLDISNVPVQTIYNGCNTPDDNSVFTKPAFIESDTPYIFSIGTVLRKKNFHTLPCLLVGNDYKLIIAGITQDKNYVDEIFAEAKKHGVEDRVLLPGSITENEKWWLLSNMLAMAFPSISEGFGLPVVEAMHFGKPILLSTHTCLPEIGADAAYYFNSFDSEDMQQTFKNALQHFHSHPEMVDKVKNRSAFFSWGTAAKQYWQLYQQLLQNK, encoded by the coding sequence ATGAAGTACCCCAACACGGGCCTCTATTATTTCTGCAAATATTTGAGTGAAGCATTAATTGAGCAAAAGCCGGCAGGCTTCAACCCTCCTGCCTTTTATATCCGCCCGTCTGAAACGGGGTTTCTTCCGGAAGGCACTTTGTATTATCCGCAAAAATGGTGGCATAAAATTTATCATCCCATTCCTTCCAATTATAAAGTATGGCATGGCACCTACCAGGGTAGCAACTATTACCCGGGTAGCAGAAAAGTAAAAAAAGTACTGACCATACATGATCTGAATTTTTTGTACGACAGCAGTAAAGACGCTGAGAAGAAAAAGAAATATTTAGAAAGAACTCAGGCAATGATCGATCGTTCCGACAGAATTGCCGTTATTTCAGAGTTTACGCACCAGTGTATCCGTGAGCATCTTGATATTTCTAATGTGCCGGTGCAAACAATTTATAATGGCTGCAATACGCCGGATGATAATTCTGTTTTTACAAAACCAGCTTTTATTGAGTCGGACACGCCGTATATTTTTTCAATTGGTACTGTGTTACGAAAGAAAAACTTTCATACCCTTCCCTGCTTACTGGTTGGCAATGATTATAAACTCATCATTGCCGGCATCACGCAGGATAAAAATTATGTAGATGAGATTTTTGCAGAAGCAAAAAAACATGGGGTTGAAGATCGGGTGCTGTTACCGGGCTCTATAACAGAAAATGAAAAATGGTGGTTGCTCAGTAATATGTTAGCCATGGCATTCCCGTCTATTTCAGAAGGGTTTGGGTTACCGGTGGTGGAGGCAATGCATTTTGGGAAACCGATCTTGCTGTCTACACATACTTGTCTCCCTGAAATTGGTGCTGATGCTGCATATTATTTCAATTCATTCGACAGCGAAGACATGCAGCAAACTTTCAAAAATGCGTTGCAACATTTTCATTCGCATCCGGAAATGGTTGACAAAGTTAAAAACAGGTCTGCCTTCTTCAGCTGGGGAACAGCGGCAAAACAATATTGGCAATTGTACCAACAGTTACTTCAGAACAAATAG
- a CDS encoding O-antigen ligase family protein, giving the protein MKALVLLDGEGSRLSVKEKLFYWLVLLFLISLFIPRMPVITNILLGMFVIISFSNNSFKGKFQLLKARPYMSLFLLYYLLHLLSVLWSEDKMEATTQLAMRMPIFLFPLAIGTMVINNQLRDRIIFALAIVTTVAALVSLGLSFNQYRATGNTGYLYNDSLTVHFFQQSIYVAMLVNISIVGLIYLLSKRASFITMPGLLYLAILVLFGYHFLLASRSAMILLYGGLFLFAVYYIIKKRKYLEGSTLILGMFIGAFILFKFFPKTVQRFKELTYTNYQYSSKGAESHYDMQLNSEQWNGANTRLALWSCGWEAAKNNMITGVGIGDRIQAVNEVYKARNFNMAIETKKNVHNSYLDALLTFGVGGLLMFLLAFVVLPLVDVAKWGNMFDLFVVTAFIVSMIFEVYLARSIGSMLAGFFFSFIAATKRNT; this is encoded by the coding sequence ATGAAAGCATTGGTATTATTGGATGGGGAGGGTAGCAGATTAAGTGTAAAGGAGAAGCTCTTCTATTGGCTTGTGTTGCTTTTTTTAATCAGTCTTTTTATACCACGTATGCCGGTTATTACAAATATCCTGTTAGGAATGTTTGTGATCATTTCATTCAGCAACAATTCATTTAAAGGAAAATTTCAATTGCTGAAAGCCAGGCCATATATGTCGCTTTTCCTTCTCTACTATTTGCTGCATCTTTTAAGTGTCCTGTGGTCTGAAGATAAGATGGAGGCAACTACACAGTTAGCGATGCGGATGCCCATCTTCTTATTCCCTTTGGCAATTGGTACAATGGTTATCAATAACCAGTTAAGAGACAGGATCATTTTTGCTCTTGCTATTGTTACTACAGTTGCTGCTTTAGTAAGTCTCGGTTTATCATTTAATCAATATCGTGCAACAGGTAATACTGGATATTTATATAATGATAGCCTGACAGTTCATTTTTTCCAACAGTCGATCTATGTAGCAATGCTTGTAAATATTTCAATTGTTGGGTTGATCTATCTTTTAAGTAAAAGGGCATCATTTATTACAATGCCCGGCCTTTTGTACCTGGCTATTCTTGTTTTGTTTGGATATCATTTCCTATTGGCGAGCCGCTCGGCAATGATCCTGTTGTACGGAGGATTATTTTTATTTGCAGTGTATTACATTATTAAAAAGCGAAAATATTTGGAAGGCAGTACACTGATACTTGGGATGTTCATTGGCGCATTCATCCTCTTCAAATTTTTCCCAAAAACAGTTCAGCGGTTTAAGGAGTTAACCTATACCAATTATCAGTACAGCAGCAAGGGAGCAGAAAGTCATTATGATATGCAGTTAAACAGTGAACAGTGGAATGGGGCCAATACAAGACTTGCGCTTTGGAGTTGTGGCTGGGAAGCAGCAAAGAACAATATGATTACGGGAGTTGGTATTGGTGATCGTATTCAGGCTGTGAATGAAGTGTATAAAGCAAGGAATTTTAATATGGCCATTGAAACGAAAAAGAATGTACACAACAGTTACCTCGATGCGTTGCTTACGTTTGGGGTGGGAGGGCTGCTGATGTTCCTGTTGGCATTCGTTGTATTACCACTTGTTGATGTAGCCAAATGGGGAAACATGTTCGACCTGTTTGTTGTAACAGCGTTCATAGTGTCGATGATCTTTGAAGTATATCTTGCCCGCAGTATTGGAAGTATGCTTGCAGGATTTTTCTTTTCGTTCATTGCTGCCACAAAAAGAAATACATAG